The following proteins are encoded in a genomic region of Nitrospirota bacterium:
- a CDS encoding NUDIX hydrolase: MEIISKKTVWKGNFMSAVEITYRDARGAVRTWEALERVGVSGIVVMIAVTPSHNVILEKQFRPPMGRDVIELPAGLVDPGESMEAAANRELIEETGWSAGKIEFLAEGPISTGASTEALRAYLCTELVHVGKNGGDDNEIIEVTEVPIQKVQDFLRAAQMGGTLVDLKVFGLVELARKALEL; the protein is encoded by the coding sequence ATGGAAATCATCAGCAAAAAAACCGTCTGGAAAGGCAATTTTATGAGCGCGGTGGAGATCACCTACCGCGACGCCCGGGGAGCGGTGCGTACCTGGGAGGCCCTCGAACGCGTCGGCGTCAGCGGTATCGTGGTCATGATCGCTGTCACGCCTTCCCATAATGTCATTCTTGAAAAGCAATTCCGGCCGCCGATGGGCCGGGACGTCATCGAACTTCCCGCGGGACTTGTTGATCCCGGAGAATCCATGGAAGCTGCCGCGAACCGTGAACTGATCGAGGAAACCGGCTGGTCAGCGGGGAAAATAGAATTTCTCGCCGAAGGTCCGATCTCAACAGGCGCCTCAACCGAAGCGCTCCGGGCCTATCTGTGCACGGAGCTTGTCCATGTGGGAAAGAACGGGGGGGACGACAACGAGATCATTGAAGTGACCGAGGTCCCGATACAGAAGGTCCAGGATTTTCTCCGCGCCGCGCAGATGGGCGGCACGCTTGTGGACTTGAAGGTGTTCGGGTTGGTGGAGTTGGCAAGGAAGGCATTAGAGCTTTAA